The genomic stretch CGTCACTGCGGCCGGAACGCCACAGACGCCCGCCGTCCGCTACGACCTGACATGGTCGGATGCTGCCGTCGCCCAGACGACATCCTCCGGGCTTTCGTCGCTACGGGTGAGGGCGACCGGCGAGTACCGCGACAATGCCGTCACGATCGAGACGAGCCTTGCCGGACAAGGCAACCTGTCGCTCTCCGGCGGAGGCACGATTTCGCTGCAGGGAGCGCGAGCTCTGGATCTTCAGTTCGACGGCCAGGTACCCTTTGCCATCCTGGCCGGACAACTGGCAGACCAGGGTTTCGTGCTGGAGGGAACGGGCAGCGTCGATCTGGCTATCGGCGGCACGACCGCCTCCCCCTCCATCACCGGTTCCGCATCCACATCCGGCGCCCGTCTGATCGATGTCCGCCGCAACCTCGCAGTCGAGCAACTTGCCGCCAATGTCACCTTTACCGGCACCGAAGCGAATATCTCCAGCCTGACCGGCACGCTTTCGACCGGGGGCCGCGTTTCCGCCAGCGGCTCCATCGGCATCGCTCCCGGCTCCGGTTTCCCCGCAGATCTGTCGATCAGCCTGGTGGACGCCACCTATGTCGACGGCACGCTCTTCACCGCAACCGCCAGCGGAGAACTCACCGTTACAGGTCCGCTGACGGCCGGGCCTGTGCTCGGAGGCCGCATCAAGCTCTCTGAAGCGGCGATAACCGTTCCGGCCAAATTGCCGACATCCCTCACCGAGATCGAGATCCGCCACCGCAACCCGCCTCCCGAAGTCGTCCGTCAGGTCAGGGAGCTCGCGCCGGAGCAGGCGTCTGGCACCTCAAGTCCCCTGGCTCTCGATCTCCAGATAAGCGCGCCCAGCGGCATCTTCGTTCGCGGCCGCGGGATCGATGCCGAACTCGGCGGCGAACTGGCGATTTCCGGCACCGCCGCCGCGCCGCAGGTGGCGGGTGGTTTTGAGATGCGCCGGGGCCGCATCATCATCCTCACCAAGCGTCTGGACTTCACTTCGGGCGAGATCACCTTCGGCGGCGGCCTGATCCCGGTTCTCGACCTCGAGGCGACGACGACATCGGCGCAGACGACGATTACCGTGAACGTGACCGGTATCGCGAACGATCCGGATATCAGTTTCTCCTCGTCGCCAGCCCTGCCACAGGACGAGGTTCTGGCGCGACTGATCTTCGGCCAGTCGATGTCACGTCTTTCGCCGCTGCAGATCGCGCAGTTGGCCGATGCTGTCAGCCAGCTCGCGGGCGGTGGTTCCACCTCGCTTCTGGAAACGCTCCGCAGCAATCTCGGCGTCGATGACCTCGATATCAACACCGACGAAACGGGCCAGACAACGGTGTCTGTAGGACGCTATCTGAACAACCGGACGTATCTCCAGCTGGAGCAGGGCGGCGCAGAGGGCGCGCGCGCCACCATCAACCTGGATGTCGGGCGCGGGGTGAAGCTGAAAGCCGGCGCGGGAACCGAAGGCGGCACCGCGGGTATCTTCTACGAACGGGAATACTAGGCGCGGAAACTGCGTCGCGCGGGACGTGAGGCCTTTGCCGCAGGCGGTTTAGATTTATTCAACATTCTACAAATAAGGTGATCCCATCGCACCACGACACGAAGCGCGTAGCCAGGAGGCGCGTCTGCTTCCGGCCCGGCTTTCGGTGCTGCGTCGAGCGTCGCCTTGCTCCAGGCACCGGAGAGTTGGGAAGACATTGATGGCCACGATGAACACTTCTGCAAGCTACAGCGGCGAGACGCTGGAAATCATAGCATTTCGCCTTCACGACCAGGAATTCTGCGTCAAGACCACGACCATTCGCGAAATCCGCGGCTGGGCGCCGTCTACGCCGATTCCGCATGCACCGGCGGACGTGATCGGCGTCATGAACCTGCGCGGATCGGTGATCCCGATCATCGATCTCGCCCAGAAGCTCGGCATGAAGAGCGCGGTCGCAACGGAGCGTAGTGCGATCGTTGTCGCGGAAGTCCACAACATGGTCATCGGCATGCTGGTCGACCAGGTCTCCGACATTCTCACGATCCCGTCGAACCAGGTTCAGCCAGTTCCGGAAATCTCTGCCTCGTTCGACAAGTCCTTCTCCGAAGGCATCATCGCCAACGAGAACGGCATGATCTGCTTCCTGAACCTCTCCAAGATGTTCAAGGGCACAGAAGTGGAAGACCTCGCCGCCTGAGGCAGTCCCCTCCGCTTGAGCCTTCAAGAAGCCGCATGGATCCGTCCAGCGGCTTTTTTCAGTTGCAGCGGCTGTCGCTCGGCATGAGAGCAAAGGCAACCCGAGTAGCGGGCGTCAGTTGCTTGTCTCGGGAATGTTCGGCTCCGAAAGGGACTCGCCTGCGATGACGCCCTTACCCCCAGGCGCTCCGGCCGCGGCATCCTCGCCCACCCCGACGCCTGAACCCACACGCGCTTCCGGACGGCGGATCATCGGCGCGGCCTTGATGACGAGCGGCAGAAGCCCCTCGCCTCCCTGATCGAGATGTTCGAACAGATGCCGCCGCATACGTGGCTCCCAAAACTTGTTGATGTGGGTTGCGACCCCCTCCGCCCTCACCTCCTCGGGCTGGGACAGAAAGAAGGTAGCGATCTGGTTCGCCATCCGGACGAGTTTCTCTTGCGACTGATCATGCGACATGAGCGCTGCTTCCCATCTTGATGCGGTCGCTTCGTGTGAAGACTTCGAAGTCCTTGCCGCGCGCAAGCGCGACGACCGTCATGCCCGCCTCCTCGGCTGTGCGGATCGCCAGTGCAGTGGGTGCGGAAATGGCGATCAGGATTGGTGAACCCAGGATCGCGGTCTTCTGCACCATTTCCACGGAAACGCGGCTCGTCACCACGACCGCACCAGTGGCACCTTTTATGCCCTGCCGCGCCACGGCACCGATAAGCTTGTCGAGAGCGTTATGGCGCCCGACATCCTCGCGGACCATCGCCAGCCCCGTGCCCGGTATGAAGAATCCTGCCCCATGCACCGCATGGGTCTCAGCATGCAGCGGCTGGCCTTCGCCGAGAGCCGCAACGGCAGCGCTGACATGTCCAGCATCCAGCTCACAGCCTGGGCCGGAAAGCAGGGGAACCGGTCTCATCGCCTGATCGAGCGATTCCAGGCCGCACAGGCCGCAGCCAACGGGACCCGCCATGCTGCGACGACGGCGACGCAGCGCCTCCTCCTTGTCGCCCTGGAGACTGATCTGGACATCCAGGCCCTTGCCGGCGACAACCACCTCGACGGCTTCGATCTCGTCTGCCTTGCCGATGATGCCCTCGGTGAGGCTGAAACCTATGGCGAAATCGACCAGATCGCTTGGCGTACCCATCATCACGGCATGGGTTGAGCCTGCGTAGGAGAACGCGATCGGCACCTCCTCTGGAACGACCCTGACGCCTGGGCGTACACCGGTACGCCAGATCGTCTCCCTAACCGCCGCTTTCGTATCGTAAGCCTGCACCCCTTGTCCTATTCCGCTGCTTCCATCTTTCCGGCGATCCGGCGAGACCGCTGCGTCAGCTCCTCATAATCCTGCTGCCATTCTGTCGGTCCGTTCGACGGCGAGACCTGCACCGCCGTCACCTTGTATTCCGGACAGTTGGTCGCCCAGTCTGAGAAGTCGGTCGTGATGACGTTTGCCTGCGTGTCCGGGTGATGGAACGTAGTATACACGACGCCCGGTGCCACCCTGTCGGTGATGAGCGCCCTCAGGCTGGTCTCACCGGCGCGGCTGGCAAGCTTGATCCAGTCACCGTCCTTGATGCCCCGCTGCTCTGCGTCGTGCGGGTGGATCTCCAGCCGGTCTTCGTCATGCCAGACCACATTCTCCGTCCGGCGCGTCTGCGCCCCGACATTGTACTGGCTGAGGATGCGGCCTGTGGTGAGCAGTAGCGGGAAGCGCGGGCCGGTGCGTTCATCGGTTGCGACATATTCGGTGCGAATGAACTTGCCCTTGCCGCGGACAAAGCCGTCCACATGCATGATCGGCGAGCCGTCCGGATATTTCTCGTTGCAGGGCCACTGCACCGATCCCTTCGCGTCGAGATAGGTATAGGAAACGCCGGCGAAGCTCGGCGTGGTGGCCGCGATCTCGTCCATGATCTCTGCAGGGTGCGTATAGGTCCAGTTCAGCCCCATCGCCTGCGCCAGCCTTTGCGTTACCTCCCAGTCTGCGTAGCCGTTCTTCGGGCTCATGACCTTACGGACGCGGTTGATACGCCGCTCCGCGTTGGTGAAGGTCCCGTCCTTCTCCAGGAACGTCGAGCCCGGCAGGAAGACGTGCGCGTAGTTGGCCGTCTCGTTCAGGAAGAGGTCGTGCACCACGACGCATTCCATTGCGGCAAGACCTGCGGAGACGTGCTTCGTATCCGGATCGGATTGGAGGATGTCTTCCCCTTGGATGTAGAGGCCCCTGAACGTCCCTTCGACGGCCGCGTCCAGCATGTTCGGGATGCGCAGCCCCGGCTCGTTGTTGAGCGTCACGCCCCACATCTTCTCGAAGGTGTCGCGCGTGGCGTCATCCGAGATGTGCCGATAGCCCGGCAACTCATGCGGGAAGGAACCCATGTCGCAGGAGCCCTGAACATTGTTCTGGCCGCGCAGCGGGTTCACGCCGACGCCGGGACGGCCGATATTGCCAGTGGCCATCGCAAGGTTGGCGATCGCCATCACCGCGGTGGAACCCTGGCTGTGCTCGGTCACGCCGAGCCCATAGTAGATTGCCCCATTGCCGCCAGTCGCATAGAGCCTCGCTGCTCCGCGAACAAGAGCCGCCGGCACGCCGGTATATGCCGCCGTCGCTTCCGGGCTGTGCTGCGGTTCGGATGCGAACGCAGCCCAGTCTTCGAATTCCGACCAGTCACAGCGTTCGCGGATAAAGGTCTCATCAAAGAGGCCTTCCGTAACGATCACATGCGCGAGCGCCGTCAGCACCGCCACATTGGTACCGGGCTTCAACGGCAGATGGTAGGCGGCTTCCACATGCGGCTGGCGGACGAGGTCGATACGGCGCGGATCTATGACGATCAGCTTAGCTCCCTGCCGCAGCCGCTTCTTCAGACGCGAGCCGAAGACCGGATGTCCGTCCGTCGGGTTGGCGCCGATGACGACCACAACGTCGGAATACTCGACCGAATCGAAATCCTGGGTGCCGGCCGAGGTTCCATAGGCCTGGCCGAGCCCGTAACCCGTCGGCGAATGGCAGACACGGGCACAGGTATCGACGTTGTTGTTGCCGAAGCCGGCCCGGACAAGCTTCTGGACGAGGTAGGTCTCCTCGTTCGTGCAGCGCGATGAGGTGATCCCACCGATCGAATCTCGGCCATATTGGTACTGCAGCCGCCTGAATTCGGATGCGACATGGGCGAAAGCTTCCTCCCACGTCACCTCCCGCCAGGGGTCCGTGATCCTCTCGCGGATCATCGGGTTCAGGATGCGGTCTCGGTGATTGGCATAGCCATAGGCGAAGCGACCCTTGACGCAGGAATGGCCCCGGTTCGCCTTGCCGTCCTTGTACGGTACCATGCGGACGAGCTCCTCGCCGCGCATCTCCGCCTTGAAGGAGCAGCCGACGCCGCAATAGGCGCAGGTCGTGACCGCCGAATGCTCCGGCTGGCCAATAGCGATGATGGATTTCTCGGTCAGTGTGGCCGTCGGACAGGCTTGTACGCAGGCGCCGCAGGACACACACTCCGACTCCAGAAAATGCTCGTGCATGCCGGCCGA from Pseudorhizobium banfieldiae encodes the following:
- the fdhF gene encoding formate dehydrogenase subunit alpha; protein product: MSLIHEIDYGTPASRSETLVTLTIDGREVTVPEGTSLMRASIEAGIRVPKLCATDMVDSFGSCRLCLVEVEGRNGTPASCTTPVAPGLVVHTQTERLKQIRRGVMELYISDHPLDCLTCAANGDCELQDMAGAVGLRDVRYGYEGENHVKARNNGEINAKWMPKDESNPYFTYDPSKCIVCSRCVRACEEVQGTFALTIEGRGFDSRVSAGMHEHFLESECVSCGACVQACPTATLTEKSIIAIGQPEHSAVTTCAYCGVGCSFKAEMRGEELVRMVPYKDGKANRGHSCVKGRFAYGYANHRDRILNPMIRERITDPWREVTWEEAFAHVASEFRRLQYQYGRDSIGGITSSRCTNEETYLVQKLVRAGFGNNNVDTCARVCHSPTGYGLGQAYGTSAGTQDFDSVEYSDVVVVIGANPTDGHPVFGSRLKKRLRQGAKLIVIDPRRIDLVRQPHVEAAYHLPLKPGTNVAVLTALAHVIVTEGLFDETFIRERCDWSEFEDWAAFASEPQHSPEATAAYTGVPAALVRGAARLYATGGNGAIYYGLGVTEHSQGSTAVMAIANLAMATGNIGRPGVGVNPLRGQNNVQGSCDMGSFPHELPGYRHISDDATRDTFEKMWGVTLNNEPGLRIPNMLDAAVEGTFRGLYIQGEDILQSDPDTKHVSAGLAAMECVVVHDLFLNETANYAHVFLPGSTFLEKDGTFTNAERRINRVRKVMSPKNGYADWEVTQRLAQAMGLNWTYTHPAEIMDEIAATTPSFAGVSYTYLDAKGSVQWPCNEKYPDGSPIMHVDGFVRGKGKFIRTEYVATDERTGPRFPLLLTTGRILSQYNVGAQTRRTENVVWHDEDRLEIHPHDAEQRGIKDGDWIKLASRAGETSLRALITDRVAPGVVYTTFHHPDTQANVITTDFSDWATNCPEYKVTAVQVSPSNGPTEWQQDYEELTQRSRRIAGKMEAAE
- a CDS encoding chemotaxis protein CheW yields the protein MATMNTSASYSGETLEIIAFRLHDQEFCVKTTTIREIRGWAPSTPIPHAPADVIGVMNLRGSVIPIIDLAQKLGMKSAVATERSAIVVAEVHNMVIGMLVDQVSDILTIPSNQVQPVPEISASFDKSFSEGIIANENGMICFLNLSKMFKGTEVEDLAA
- a CDS encoding formate dehydrogenase subunit delta; protein product: MSHDQSQEKLVRMANQIATFFLSQPEEVRAEGVATHINKFWEPRMRRHLFEHLDQGGEGLLPLVIKAAPMIRRPEARVGSGVGVGEDAAAGAPGGKGVIAGESLSEPNIPETSN
- the fdhD gene encoding formate dehydrogenase accessory sulfurtransferase FdhD; protein product: MQAYDTKAAVRETIWRTGVRPGVRVVPEEVPIAFSYAGSTHAVMMGTPSDLVDFAIGFSLTEGIIGKADEIEAVEVVVAGKGLDVQISLQGDKEEALRRRRRSMAGPVGCGLCGLESLDQAMRPVPLLSGPGCELDAGHVSAAVAALGEGQPLHAETHAVHGAGFFIPGTGLAMVREDVGRHNALDKLIGAVARQGIKGATGAVVVTSRVSVEMVQKTAILGSPILIAISAPTALAIRTAEEAGMTVVALARGKDFEVFTRSDRIKMGSSAHVA